AAAATATCTTGGGAGGAAGTCCAAATCCAAACTCCTCAACTTTTACCTTTCCCCACCTGGCAGTTAAAAAATGACCGAGCTCATGGATGACAATGAGAATCGAAAAAAGCAGGACGAATGCGATCGCAGAAAGCAGAAAACTCCCAAGGCTGGAAAGAAACTCCATTTCTAAAAAAAAATTGTAAAAAAGGAATACGGAGGTGAAAACACTCGGTATACATACTCGTTATATGGTCAGAACTTCTTGCTCTTTTCTTTTTTGAAAGTCTTCTACGTCCTTATTGGACTTATCTACTTTTTCCTGAAGTTCTTTTTCGGCACGCTTTGAATCGTCTTCAGAAAGAGATTTATCTTTTTTTATGGCATCGTGGGCTTCATGACGAACCTGCCGAATTGATATTTTCGCATCTTCTCCAAGTTTATGCACCACTTTTACGATCTCTTTTCTCCTTTCTTCCGTAAGAGGAGGAATATTAATCCGTACGGCATTTCCATCATTTACCGGTGAAATTTTGAGATTTGATTCTCGAATAGCTTTTTCAATTGCTCCCAAAATGCTCTTATCCCAAGGAGTAATGGCAATACTTCTGGCATCTGGAAGTGCAACTTGCGCGAGGTTTCGAAGCGGTTGTCTACTTCCATATGCTTCCACTTCAATCGATTCTACAAGTCCGGGAGAAGCCCTCCCAATTTGGAGATTCGAATATTCCTTTTTCAAAAAGGAGGTTGCCTTTTCTAAACCTCGTTCAGCAGATTGGATAGCTGCATGCATACAAAGTGGGTAAAAGGAAAAATGTCTTCTCTATAATGACAAGAGTTGGATGAAAAATCAAAGGGTTGTGGAGCTTATGTATTCGCAATGAAAGTCCCGACTTTTTCGCCAAGAATTGCTTTTTTGAGATTTCCTGGAACAAAACCGTCGAGTACGATCACCGGGATATTCCCTTGAGAGCACAGAGCAAATGCAGTTTGATCCATGACTTTGAGA
The Candidatus Peregrinibacteria bacterium DNA segment above includes these coding regions:
- the frr gene encoding ribosome recycling factor, producing MHAAIQSAERGLEKATSFLKKEYSNLQIGRASPGLVESIEVEAYGSRQPLRNLAQVALPDARSIAITPWDKSILGAIEKAIRESNLKISPVNDGNAVRINIPPLTEERRKEIVKVVHKLGEDAKISIRQVRHEAHDAIKKDKSLSEDDSKRAEKELQEKVDKSNKDVEDFQKRKEQEVLTI